In the genome of Prosthecobacter dejongeii, the window GTCATCCAAAACAACCCTGGTGCGACCGCTCCTGCCGCAAGCACCGTCTTACTTCAATACACGGGGAATGGCACGCTTACATTGACAGGAGCTAACACTTACACCGGGGCTACGACCATCAATAATACCAATGGCACACTCACCCTCAGTGGGGCGGGTAAATTGTCTGTGGGCAATTTGAATCTCAATGCAGGCACGCTGAATATTCTGGCTTCGGGTGTGGATCAGTCCGTGGCGGCCATCACCATGGGGGGCGCGGTTACTGGTTCTCAAGCATGGCTAAATATCGGGGCTGGTAGGACGCTGAACGCGGGAGCCGTGACCTACAGTTCGACCAATAACAATTTAACCTCGATGATTCAAGGTTTAGGGACTTTGAACTTGGGTAACACAGATGTGACTGTGACTGTGGGGAATAGCACAGCCGTGGATGTGGATATGGCCTGGACTGTCGGCACCCTTTTAGGCAGCGGTACCTTGATCAAAGCAGGACCTGGGACTTTGGATATCAGTGGCATCACCAATAATAACTTCACGGGTCCGTATCAGGTGAATGCAGGCGCGATTTTAGGTCTTGGTGCCCTAACTAATAATTTGATTCTCAATGGTGGGGTCTATGAAGGTGCAGGATCATTTACTCGCGCACTTGGCACTTTGACGAATCAGGTCCAGTGGGCGGCAGGTGTGGCCGGAGGAGGTTTCTCGGCTCGCGGAGGGAATCTCTCGGTGGCATTAAGTTCGGTGCCTGACCCTTTAATTTGGGGGAGTACTCCCAACTTTGTTCCAGATAGCGCACCGTTGATTTTTGGGTCAGTTACGGCAGATGCGGTGGTGGATTTCACAAACAACGTGAATCTCAACGGTGCTGTGCGCACGGTCCAGGTCGTGGATAACACTTTGCTGACAACAGACTGGGCTAAATTATCGGGAGTTTTAAGCAATGGTAGCCTCACGAAGACTGGTAACGGTATCCTTGAACTTTCCGGTGCCAACACTTTCACGGGAGACATCACGGTCACTCAAGGTGTCTTGCAGTTCAGCACGGTCAGCAACAATGCAGGTGGTCCGAGCAATCTGGGGCAGGGGAGCAATGGCCTGTTTATCACAGCAGGCACCTTATCCTTCATTGGGCCTATGAGCCAGGTGACCAATCGTGCCGTCACTTTGAATGGAGCCTCTAGCACGACGGTAGGTGCGCTTGCAATGGGAGCGAACGGGACGGGTGGTGCCACCATCACTTACACAGGTGCGATCAATACGGCTGGGAATTTGCTCACATTAACAGGCTCGGGAGAGGGTTTCATCACAGGCGGTATCATTCAGACTGGAACGGCTGCGGATGTGTATGTGAATTCCGGGACATGGACCATCAATGGTGCCCCAGGATCCAGCGTTTTGGCTGATGACTTGGTGAGTCAGAATGCGGGTAGCGTCCTGAACTTGGGAGGCACGGGGAGCATCAACTACACAACTGGGACGAGCAATGGCTTGTATTCGCGCGCTGGCGGTCTGGTGAATTTACTGGCAGACAACGTGTTTGTGGAACCCAATGGGTTGGACTTCATCTTGTTAGCTGACTCGGGTGTGGCCCTGCCTGGCACACTCAACATGAATACTTTCAATCTGACCACCCCCAGGTTGGATCTGGGCCAAGTCGGGGCTGGTTTGGAGGGCATCATTACAGGTTCGGGCACGCTGACTGTAACCGCTGCCATCAATTTGTTTCGAGGCAATGTCGCCGCCAATTTAAGTGGTGCGGGGGTCACGTTAAAGTTGGGACAAGGCGAAGTGATCTATTCTGGAAATAACGCAGGTCTGACGGGAGCGACCACTTTGACGAATGGCAGTCTGAAGCTGGATTATACGACGAATAACCTGCGTAAAATTTCCAGTGGTCTCCTAACCATGAATGGAGCTTCGCTGATTCTTGAGGGCAATAGTGGAGCCAATACGGTAGATACAGTCAATGGTCTAACTTTAGGTGGCACTACATCTGCTGGCCGCTCTGTGTTGGATCTTCGTCCTGGGAGTGGTCGCACGATGACTTTCAATCTAGGGGCCATTTCACGCACGGCCGTAGGCGGTGCTTTGAATCTTATCCTTCCTTCCAGTAATGCCATCGTCACGACGACCACCACCAATCCTGCTGGTCAGAGCATTTTGGGCGGCTGGGCCACCATTAATAATACGCATTTTGCGACTGTTGCCGGTGGGAATCTCGTCGCGAATACGGCAACTGTCGTCAAAGATAACATCATGACATGGACCGCTGCGGACAACGTCATCGACGGCATCGGTTACATGGGCGCACTTGCAGCGGGCGGCAGTGTCAATAGCATTACCTATGAAGCATCTGGTGCTTCGACTGTCACAGTCGCCAACGATACCCGCCTAACAATCGGTAGTGGAGGGATTTTGGTGAAATCTGGATCTGGCTCTGGTCAGCTCGTCGGTGGGCTTTTGGGCAGTGGTTTTATCAATGGCAGTTCTACGGAGCTTTTTGTTCATCAGCACAGCTCCAACGATTTTGTTTTGGGCTCCACTCTCAACAGCACTTTGGCATTGTCCAAGGCAGGTGCTGGTACATTGATCATGAATGGATCCTCGTTACAAAGCGGTCAGACCAGTATTTTGGAAGGCATTTTGCGAGTGCAGGGCGGCAATGCAATTGGTGACCGCTCGATTGTTTATCTCAAGAATTTACCCGGAGTCGTTTTTGATCTGAACAATGGAACGGAGAGCATTGGTGGGTTGGCCGGCGGTGGCGTTGACGGTGGCGCCGTGAATCTGGGCACAGGCACGCTGAATCTCAATGTCTTCGCCACAGGCACTTACTCAGGCTTTGTTTCCGGAGCCGGTAGTCTCGTTAAAAATGGGACCTCCACACTCACTTTTAATACGGTTTCAAGTGCGGACTTCACGGGTAATTTGATCATCAATCAAGGGGCCGTGACTCTGGGGAATCGAACTGTGGCCAATTTTCCTAATCTTGGTTCGGTGACCTTGAATAGCGGCAGTCTAACGCTCGACTTTGCCGGTGGCACTGAAGGCTCGCCTAACAAATTGAACAATTCGGCACCTGTGACCTTGATCAATACTGGAGGAATTGATGGCCTGCGTGCGAACAATGATCGCAATGATGCGAGCAAGGCGGAGTCCGTTGGTGCAACGACCTTACTCGGTGGGGCAAACACCATCACGGCAAGTGCCAGTTCCACCAGTGGGACGACACAGCGAGCCATGACCATCACCGCCTCTACCCTCGCTCGCTCCAATCAATCTACCCTTCTGGTACGGGGGCAAAACCTCGGCACGCTGTTGACGGCTGCACCGTTGGATCCTCTTCATACTGGCCGTATCGTTGTCAGCACTGCGCCTACTTTGACGGGGGGAGCGGGCGCAGCAGGTACTTTGACGACAAGCATTTTACCTTGGGCGATTGGGGCTGAAAACATCACCAGTACGGGGACCAGTTTCGTAACCTATGCGGCTACAACGGGTTTCCGACCTCTAAATCTGACGACTGAATATGAACAACTCGTCTCAGCAGGTGGCATTACAGCTAACAACAATGTGCGTTTTTCATCTGCTGCTAGCTTGACGCTGGATGGCGTGGCTAAAACGATGAATTCACTGCTGCTGGATAACACTGGTGCAGGTAACATTACGCTAGCTGGAGCTAATGCTACCTTGAATATCACCTCGGGTGCCTTCCTTTTTACAGGCAGTCAGCCTTTTGTTTTGAGTGGATTCAGCGGTATTACGACAGGTGCCCTGAATGAATATGTTTTGCACGTGCCAAACACAGCCACGGCGGGTGTCACCATCGCATCTCCATTCACGACCACGGCCGCTTCCTTCACTAAGTCAGGGGCTGGTACTTTGATTCTGACTGGAGCTGGCAGCACTTACACTGGGCAAACGGCTATCAATCAAGGGGTGCTACAGATTGACTCTCTGGCGCGTTTAGGAAACAACGGACGCGGAGGGATCCTCTTGAATGCTGGCACTCTGCGCTTCGGTGCGGCTTTTGATCTATCTCAGTCGCCTGTGATTTTTGGTGTTCCAACGACCGGCACAGTTCAGACTTCTGTGGGGGGGACTTTGGATACCAATGGGTTCGATATCACCTTCGTGAACAGCATCGGAGGCGGTGGAAATGGGGGCTTGAATAAAATCGGGTTAGGCACTCTGACGCTGAATGCGCCAGTTAATTACACGGGTATCACCACCATCACCACGGGCACTTTGGCATATGGCGTAGCGGCGGCTTTGCCTGCAAACACGAATCTGACTCTGGCAGGAGGAAACCTGGATGTGGCGAATTTTAACAGTGCACTCAGTGAAGTGACTCTGGCTGCCAATGGCACTTTCAATGTAAGCAATGCGCTCGAACTCAATGGAAATGTGATCAATTTTGGCGGGAATCGCACATTAGCCTTCACTGGGGCTGGCACCACCACGCTGAATGGAGATTACATCCTGCTGTCTGAGTCGGCTTCTGCCCGCACCCTGACATTGGCTGTGAATGCTGGCAGTGTTTTGATAAACAGCATCCTGACTAATGGCCCTGGCGCAGCTTCATCATTCATCAAAACGGGTGCCGGAAATTTACAGATCACCACCGGAGCTCAATACACGGGAACAACTACCATCAATGGTGAAGGCGGCATTGTGCGGCTGACCGGTGCGGGTTCCTTGAGCACTGGAAATCTTACCGTGAACGCTGGGATCCTGAAAATTGAAGGAGCTAACCAAATGGTTGGCACCTTGACCATGGGTGGCGGCGCCGCAGGAAATTCTGCACTCATTGAGGTCGCCGCAGGCCGTGTCTTGACTCCTGCATCCATTGCTTACACAGGCACAAATAATCTAGCATCAGTGATCACCGGAGCAGGTACGCTGAACCTAGGAACAAACGGCATCACAGTCTCAGTGGCTGACAATACAGCTTTGGATTCAGATATGATCTGGTCTATCAATACAGTGATCGGCAGTGGGGCGTTCATTAAGACTGGCGCCGGAACACTGGATGTAGGTGGAGTCACCAATTTTGATTACAATGCCACTTCTTACCAGATCAATGCAGGTGCCATTGTTGGGCTTGATCAAGGGGATGCTAATATCATTCTCAATGGCGGTGTGTTTGAGGGAAATGGCAATTTCACTCGCGCACTGGGATCTGGACAAAATCAAGTGCAATGGGCTGCTGGCACGGGTGGTGGCGGCTTCTCGGCAGCAGGTGGGAATCTCACGGTGGCCATCAGTGGTGGACCTAACCCCCTTGTTTGGGGCGCCACTCCCTTCTTTGTGCCGACGGGAGCACCTTTGATTTTTGGTTCTTTGTCTGCCGATAGCGTGGTGGATTTCACCAACAACATAGACCTCAATAATACAGCCGGTGCAGTCACGCGCACGATCACGGTGAATGACAATGTGGATTTCACCACAGATAAAGCCGTCATCTCAGGAAGCCTAACTGCAAGTGGTGGGGGTGCAGTAACTTTGACAAAGGCAGGTTTAGGCACCCTGCAATTGACGGGCAACAACAATTTCACTGGAAACTTGACCCTCAATGCAGGCGCGCTCCAATTCTCGACTGTGGCCAATTTGGGCGGCAGTGCAGCGATCCCTCTCAATTTTGCTGGAGGCACTCTAGACTATATCGGCAGCGGAGGGGTGGATCTGTCGGGTCCGGTGGGGTGGATCTGTCGGGTCCGGTGGGCGTGGCGACTGCGACTTCTACGATCAGGAATAGCAGCCCAGGAATGTTGACCCTTAGCGGCCCTGTTACTTTAAGTTCCAGCTTAAATGTGAGTGGCATCTCTCCTGTGAATTTCAGCAATACGCTCAATCAGAGTGGTGGGGATCGCACGGTGACTGTGACCGCGCCCACAGCGACCTTTAACCATATCAACCTGACGGAGAGTAGCACGGGAAGAACATTGGTTTTCAATGTCAGTGCTGGTTCCGAAGCCGTGATTAACGGCATCATCGGCAACGGTAGCACGGGATCCAGTGCCTTCCGTACCGATGGCGCAGGCACGGTGACTGTCACCACGAGCCCGACTTTTAACAATGAGCTTCGAGTGAATAACGGCATCTTAAAGTTGCAGGCTAGCATGAGCAATCAAACAGCGACGAATTCGATCGTGTTTTCCAACACCGCAGTCGCTGGCAGCACGCCAACCTTAAACTTGGATGGGGCAGGTGTTGCATACAATCTGACAGGAGCCATTATCTACGTGGGGAATTCATCCATCACGGGCACCGCTCGCATCAATGGAACGGGTTCATTGAATCTGAATGGGGCCAGCCGCACGATTGAAGTTCGTCCCTCAAGTGCGACTAGCGAACATCTGGTGATTGACGCTGCGATTGTGAACAACAGTGGAACCGCTGCTGGTTTTACAAAGACTCGTAATGGCACACTAGTGCTTACGGGGACCAATACCTACAACGGCAATACAGCCGTTAATGAAGGCATCTTGCGCTTAGATTATCGTGGCAATACAGGTAACAAAATTGGCGGGGTATTGACGATGGCAGGAGGCACCCTGGAACTCATTCGCCATGCTTCTTTGGATGCAGCTCAGAGCATCACGGGCTTAACTGTCAGCGGCGGGGCAAATCGCATCCTTCTGGATTCTTCTGGTGGTGGCAGTGTCAGTTTGAATATTACGGGTGCTCTCACATCCACAGCGGCCGGGCGTTCGTTGGACTTCACTATGTTGGGCAGTGGTTCCACCATCAATACCACTGGGGCCACTGGTTGGACTTTGACGAATGGAATTCTTGGTGGCTGGGCCACATTCAACAGCTCCAGCTTTGCGACACTCAATGCGAGCAATCTTGTGACAGGACTGACTGCATCTCTGAAAAATGACGTCTCCACTTGGTCCACAGATGAAAACATTGGGAATTCAGGCGCTTTCACAGGTCTAACGGCTTCTCTTCTGCGCATCAACAGCTTGGCCTTTGGTTCAGCAACAGCCACTGATCTGTTGGTTGGAGATTACCTCAACCTTAACAGTGGCGGTATTTTGGTAGCCCCTTCAGTCGGTGCGAATGCCACTGCTATTTCAGGCGGCGAGCTCACTTCAGCAGGGGCGGCTTTGTTTGTGCACCAGCACAATACAGCAGCATCTTTGACTCTCGGCTCAGCTATCCGTGGAAACACATCCCTGACCAAGAATGGGGAAGGAACAGTGATTGTCGATTCCTCTTCGAATGACACGTCAGGGGCTGTGTTTATCAATCGTGGAACTTTGATCACACGCGGTGGCAATGCCCTGACAGATACAGGAGCGGTGACATTGGATCCTGTCGCCGGTGCGCTCTTGAAGCTCGAGGCGAACGAGCGTATTGGTAGTTTAGCAGGTGGTGGTTCTGATGGCGGCTGGCTCGACATTGGCACCCACGTGCTGACCTTAACCAATGGATCTACTTTTAGTGGCAAAATTTCTGGCAGTGGCACCTTGGTAAAATGGGGGACGGCCAATCTCAACGTGGCCAATTTCAATAGCCCCGAATTCACTGGCTCTGTGATTGTGAATCAAGGGCTTTTCCAACTTAGCGGCAATGGTATCGCTAACTTGCCTAATAGCACCTCCCTCACCGTGAATCCGGGAGCAGCTTTCCTCATTGATAACAATAGCTCCAGCAGCGCTCCAGACCGATTTGGTAATTCGGCTCCCATCACGATCAATAGCGCAAACGGAACAAGTTCGGTTGCTAC includes:
- a CDS encoding beta strand repeat-containing protein, translated to MKSLRHHRFIVNVFLVLLTGLWQISMPLHAVTINWTAGSSTDLNWGTAANWNVGVPSLVDDVFFGTPILNPGALTNPRQILLGNGSLAGSLSFADHYLLTGGNLTLGSAHTISVGSGKSVLLQSQVLGTLGLIKTGSGLLSLNGINSYTGGTDLNGGTLRIWNDGNLGGAGQPLRLGGGSLQMGSTSLVRGVEVTSNSTLDVARNFTSSINGVLSGVGTLTKTGDGELRLNSNNPGFTGILNVERGTVRMRTSVNDGLNNFNPGLSGASGYVFGNGSQLILDNSVATSLNPVVNMISDTAPLTFNGGRLSFVSNNAAGNTVFTETAGNVILAERYSSIAVTRTNATSAAVLDLGGLTQQAGATVNFVATSLGTTGNNPRITFRAAPTLNDEIIGGWALVNGTDFAGYNASQGVGALGTTGFGAYTVRTGTDIGTATAAENVFITAGNGTIATIGNLTINSLKLTASASTPALLQTAGTTLTIDSGGIIALGNFTKTLGTSTGFIKANGGGLYIHNNESTLTLNSQIQDGNVSTALVKDQAGALTLGAGGNSTYTGGTYVNGGTLTTGTTAGRTYLGTGPVFVDSASLVLQRNGATSSTQGYRVKNGGNITLTNNIAYTSTGDRFNISAGSTLTGTTAAANQGFNSLTRVSAFSGGGQVILTPDSILAYAGTFVGEFDLANLSVKDLGSLSDLYFGLGTAGTTGSVTVGVGTPFKGLSTDRTSRTWTLGTLNVAFDTSDIYLQGLVYPDSVGNAVTPATLTLGDAAATGGGFTINPYNTNAFNARITSGVVALNDENSVFGNSVSAPMTFVVEPGAILQGSTANSLGSGSGIANVRVTAGGTLQQVATAGISADLAFNGAVTIEGGGRFLAQNPDGLDGTGVLTFDPGAILQVTTATGWSGVQADATLLPDSAIVRLGVVGFGSATQPLLTQPSFSGAGIYQIFGANSAATNPTAPGTVLLNLNNGGIITNDNADRNWAAAANGVISVGVGGGIIAASTGTFLSMQNVMSLGANTLTVGSTRTIDGNLKTGEVRFAATVNADPGALIDVSPGVALRLNAANVLSDNLTIQLGSGSLLNVDNAESILQLTGAGTLIGDSVLTLLDNADSTLNATLNGTTTGFGLAKQGYGVAILANALSNGLGSVTVRDGTLRLSSSSSNSGYSLVSNALLSRATAILDLNGTSQGAAGLTLQGGTTTSTPIITGVGSTINLAGPVTYTSTNNPLGGVISVSSLSLGNASRAFNVGNSTSALDDLTVSASLTGDAGIGIIKQGAGTLRLSGVNALTGSLEIQAGSVFGNLGTGNLLLSGGTIELSGNFTRGLGTADGEVRWGAGTNGGFAARGGPLTVSLAGAPNPMIWDSTPHFVNGAGQLLFGSVSADDVITFTHPLDLNGAVRIIQVLDNAATSNDKAILSGVLSGVNGGINKTGAGILELSQANTYTGTTTLTLGTLQLNNANNGGLGSGVLNLVAGTMQALQPGISIANDVLLTSVTIAGTESLTFNAPVIGTTGGSRTLTNNLSAGTLTLGNVGINNDITVARTMALAGTGATVVNGVISNGNGDAFANSLNLTGTGLITLNGLNTYTGTTTVNTGVGTVSINNNQAFGLGTALTLASGTLQGDGSGAKTLSQNVTHNTGTVTLGGVDKFIFNGTWVTSGGTRTLTVNTPAGVELNGLMTLGETTNNRAQAFAGPGNILISGVIQNNPGATAPAASTVLLQYTGNGTLTLTGANTYTGATTINNTNGTLTLSGAGKLSVGNLNLNAGTLNILASGVDQSVAAITMGGAVTGSQAWLNIGAGRTLNAGAVTYSSTNNNLTSMIQGLGTLNLGNTDVTVTVGNSTAVDVDMAWTVGTLLGSGTLIKAGPGTLDISGITNNNFTGPYQVNAGAILGLGALTNNLILNGGVYEGAGSFTRALGTLTNQVQWAAGVAGGGFSARGGNLSVALSSVPDPLIWGSTPNFVPDSAPLIFGSVTADAVVDFTNNVNLNGAVRTVQVVDNTLLTTDWAKLSGVLSNGSLTKTGNGILELSGANTFTGDITVTQGVLQFSTVSNNAGGPSNLGQGSNGLFITAGTLSFIGPMSQVTNRAVTLNGASSTTVGALAMGANGTGGATITYTGAINTAGNLLTLTGSGEGFITGGIIQTGTAADVYVNSGTWTINGAPGSSVLADDLVSQNAGSVLNLGGTGSINYTTGTSNGLYSRAGGLVNLLADNVFVEPNGLDFILLADSGVALPGTLNMNTFNLTTPRLDLGQVGAGLEGIITGSGTLTVTAAINLFRGNVAANLSGAGVTLKLGQGEVIYSGNNAGLTGATTLTNGSLKLDYTTNNLRKISSGLLTMNGASLILEGNSGANTVDTVNGLTLGGTTSAGRSVLDLRPGSGRTMTFNLGAISRTAVGGALNLILPSSNAIVTTTTTNPAGQSILGGWATINNTHFATVAGGNLVANTATVVKDNIMTWTAADNVIDGIGYMGALAAGGSVNSITYEASGASTVTVANDTRLTIGSGGILVKSGSGSGQLVGGLLGSGFINGSSTELFVHQHSSNDFVLGSTLNSTLALSKAGAGTLIMNGSSLQSGQTSILEGILRVQGGNAIGDRSIVYLKNLPGVVFDLNNGTESIGGLAGGGVDGGAVNLGTGTLNLNVFATGTYSGFVSGAGSLVKNGTSTLTFNTVSSADFTGNLIINQGAVTLGNRTVANFPNLGSVTLNSGSLTLDFAGGTEGSPNKLNNSAPVTLINTGGIDGLRANNDRNDASKAESVGATTLLGGANTITASASSTSGTTQRAMTITASTLARSNQSTLLVRGQNLGTLLTAAPLDPLHTGRIVVSTAPTLTGGAGAAGTLTTSILPWAIGAENITSTGTSFVTYAATTGFRPLNLTTEYEQLVSAGGITANNNVRFSSAASLTLDGVAKTMNSLLLDNTGAGNITLAGANATLNITSGAFLFTGSQPFVLSGFSGITTGALNEYVLHVPNTATAGVTIASPFTTTAASFTKSGAGTLILTGAGSTYTGQTAINQGVLQIDSLARLGNNGRGGILLNAGTLRFGAAFDLSQSPVIFGVPTTGTVQTSVGGTLDTNGFDITFVNSIGGGGNGGLNKIGLGTLTLNAPVNYTGITTITTGTLAYGVAAALPANTNLTLAGGNLDVANFNSALSEVTLAANGTFNVSNALELNGNVINFGGNRTLAFTGAGTTTLNGDYILLSESASARTLTLAVNAGSVLINSILTNGPGAASSFIKTGAGNLQITTGAQYTGTTTINGEGGIVRLTGAGSLSTGNLTVNAGILKIEGANQMVGTLTMGGGAAGNSALIEVAAGRVLTPASIAYTGTNNLASVITGAGTLNLGTNGITVSVADNTALDSDMIWSINTVIGSGAFIKTGAGTLDVGGVTNFDYNATSYQINAGAIVGLDQGDANIILNGGVFEGNGNFTRALGSGQNQVQWAAGTGGGGFSAAGGNLTVAISGGPNPLVWGATPFFVPTGAPLIFGSLSADSVVDFTNNIDLNNTAGAVTRTITVNDNVDFTTDKAVISGSLTASGGGAVTLTKAGLGTLQLTGNNNFTGNLTLNAGALQFSTVANLGGSAAIPLNFAGGTLDYIGSGGVDLSGPVGWICRVRWAWRLRLLRSGIAAQEC